The DNA region AACTTAAGTGTTATAGCAAATTTCAAATGTTAGtattgagatatatatatatatatatatatatatatatgtgtgtgtgtgtgtgtgtgtatatatatatatatgtgtgtatatatatatatatatatatatatatatcatcactagacaaaatttgttaaataatatttttataataattatttaaattaacactgttttaaaactatttgatgatctgattattttttaaatcatgtcttccaaaaatatgattctaagtgttaaaattgtgttaaaatattaaCTCAAAacgtattttgaaaaatgatttaaaaaaaaaaactaaattcctaaataacttgaaaatattgctaatttaaataagtaatataaaaaatatgttgtCTTGTAGATTTTGCCATCATCACTAACATAGTAATAAAAACCCGGGTTAATTGTAATCAATAAATATGTTGACTGATTATCATGGACATTGAaactaatttattaatttttgtatttaaaataattttaacattttagtCCACCGAACTATCCAACCAACTCACTAAAATGATAACAGTGcactatttttttccccttaagaGAATAGTGCACCAATCACTAATTTTGAATGATAAGGTGAAGGTTGAAATTAAACtttgaaatagagtttttttcaagaaaatttaaGTAGTAGCATCACAAACTATATTCGTTAAAAGTTGCATAAGTTTTGAGATAGTGTTTATTATAGGAGTGTAAGTTCAATGGTCTAGAATGAATCACCAAACTATTTGAGCGAATTGGTACATCTCCAAGTactaagggtttttttttttttttttaatgtgtgtaAGTATGTTTAAAATACTCAAAAGTGTGTTTAAAATAACCTaacaaacagaccctaagtgtTTGAAAGAGTAAGAAAATAACTTTAAGTTGCGGACAGTATATTTATAGCATGTAAATAATTCTTAGCAAcataaaattgaaacaaaaaagaaagcataAGCATCTCAGAAAGACATTCGCTGACAATTAGGTTCAACAATTAAAGCTCAAGTACAGTTAAACCTCGTTCACGCACTCGTATTTTCATCCATAGACGAGAGTCCTTGGTGTCTCACGAAATTgtcagtcatttttttttttgctagatgTCTCATAAGATTGTCTTGTTTCATTGCATTCACtcaataattgaattttattttattttttttatatgggaCCTGTACCACTAGTTGTGGGcatataatttgaattaattgTGTCGGGAACAGAAATTTTGTCTCAAAGGGGAACAGATGATAGGATTGAAtcgtatttatattttttctcccTTCAATTCTTCACAATCATTCCGCAGCTCTTTTCTCTCCGtgtgtattaaaaatatttagtattctaaaaagaaaaaagaaaaaaagtagacTACACACACATTAAGTAGGAAGGACAAAAACATAGTTACATTAAATCAATCCATGGTTTGTTGCTCTAATGAGTAGGCATTACAAGATAAGCTAAAAATATATAGATGATTGAGTTGTCATTGTTCCAAAGAGCCTAGAATCCCAGTTTTCTAAGTACGTCCAAAAAATTATTCTTGCAGAGAAAATGGCCTTTTTGGTTCAGCACCGACCTCTAAAACGTGGGAAGAATAACCTGGATTACCTGAGTATCAAGGCACTATACAGTATCACAAACTATCATGTTCTGAGAAGtccaacaaaaaaacacaattttgaaGGGCCACCTCTTTCTAATTTATCTTTAGACCTCAGTCACTATGTTTCCTGTTATATGAACATGTACCTTGTCCTATAAGGCGATTTCCTATTTCTTCTATGATTTGCTTTGGTAATCATTTCACATGTGATACCAGTCTCACTTCATCATAATAGGAAATGATGCAACAGCTCAATCATCCATGCATATTCACAGGTTGAAAGTAGACAGATTCGTTTAtgaattatgattgtgtttacAACTTAAAAAGCAGATATGTATGATACACTCAATTTACCAAGAAGACAAATTCAATCCAATGAAATCCCCTACTTGAAAACACCCAATCTCACTTGATAATGTTTAGGAACCTTATCTTTTGGAACCGTGGCCTCCATATCTCTAGAAAACTATTGCGCACACCTCTAGCCACACAACTAGAGGCATTCTCTTTTGGACTTGTCTTCAAGCGGTTCAGCACAAAAAAGGATTAAATTCACTGCACGTGAACAAAATAATGACAGATGGTAAGTCTTAGAATTACCCCTGAAGTCATTGGAAATGGAATCTATAAACCTAATCCTTAACTTATAAGGTGGAGCTTCTGCTCAATTGGTTTTTGTCCAGTTTCTTGTGGGCACCAACAGCCATGTAAATGTACTGAGGATGCGGTTGCAATTTTCTAGAAACAAGGTATGGTACAAAGTAATTGACAAGTTTCACTTTTGCTGAGCTTACTCTATTGGCAGTAACTGGATGAACTTCACTCCATCTGATGTTGGAGTCATTTGAAACTAAAACTAGTTTGTGGTTGACCCCAATACTCGGTGTCAGCTAATGCTTGATTCAATCTTGGATTCCCTTTTCAGGTTGAAAAATACTTCTCATGTCGAAAGGAAACAAGGCATGTATGTATAAAGCTAAACCACTAGTAAAGAGAgcaaaagaaaactaaaatatgttgCCTCTACAACTATAAAGGCAGGTTATGAACAAGTTATCTGCGAAGTAGACACTCTTAATGTTAATCACCCACTTCAGAAATCATGCTTGGATCCCCAATGGGCTATCAAACATATTTTAGATGATACTAAAGTTGTTTTAAATTCCTTCACTGATTGGATTTGTTATTCATGGATACAAGGAAGCTAATTTTGTTGCCCATAATTTAGCAAATGGGCTCTTTTGTGTTGTAGGGAGGGACATATCCCCATCTCATCCAAGTGCCACAATATAGAGAAGGTTCTTGTTCAGTTGTTCCCACCCATTGTAACTGGTGGCCTGGTGCTTGTTAAACTACTAAAAGCTCCTGAAGTGCACATTAGAAATAATATTGGCATTCTGCCATCAAAGTTTCAATTCTAATTTTCTAAATCTGAAGTAGTACTTCCATGAAGAGTGGATTATATTAGGAGGTGAactattgttttctttataaggTTTTCTTGTTAAAATAGTTGAATATCCTTGGTGGTAGTAAAGAATGCATTTCTACTTTACCAGCTAAAGGAAATAATATATGTAAATTCCAAGACACAAAAGAGAAGTTCTTAGATACTAAACATTTGCATGTTTGATGAAATGAGAGAAATCTGCTGCTTAAAATCAATTTTAGTGCTCAAAATCAGTCCCACCTTTAAGAAGTGTAACACCTACTACCAGAAAGAGCATGAAGCAACCACTTAGAAATACGAGGCATGGATACATTTAAACTTTCCCCCATGATAATTTCCCCTGTAAAGAGCCCACTAACGCTCTATCTGTATAGTTACATGACTGATGTTATATTCCCTTCTGATATAGTTTACCACATTGTCCAGCACCATGTCTGCATTTGCTTCTGGCCTGATTTTGACATGGCATGCCAATAGGACTTTCCCCACTGTGATAGCCCATATATGTAGCTCATGAATGGCCACCACTTCATCCATTTCTAATAGCCCCTTCTCGAGCTTTGTTGCATCAATTTCTCTAGGTGTGCTCTCCATCAGGACTTCAAGAATGCTCCGCAGCATTTGGAATGTAGTCCCCAATACTACAACAGAAAAAATTAGGGTGCAAATCAGATCAACTATCTTCCACTCAGGCTTATACCATATGATTGCCCCTCCAATCATTACTCCGATACTCTGGATGGAGTCCCCTAGTACATGGAGATAAGCTCCCTGTATATTTAcgttccttttcttcttttcatgtGCATTTTCTGGTTTATCCAGCAGTGGCTCAGCAAGATCTCCATGATGGTCATGAGCATGATGGTGTGCAGGGTCTTCAAGAGCATGTTGGTGTGCAGGATCTTCATGACCATGATGGTGTGAAGGATCTTCATGAGCATGTTGGTGTGCAGGACCTTCATGAGCAGGATGATGCTCATCTTCTGGTTGCTcctcatgatgatgatgagcagaAATTGTCATATCATGGCTGTGGCTAATACCATGACCATGACCATGACCATGACCATGTTCACCATGTCCATGGCCATGATCATGGCCCAATAAAACAGCCATGATGATATTAACCACCAGACCAAATGCAGCAACAAGAAACATCAGGAAGCCATTCACCGTAGTTGTACCATTAATAAGTCTAACAATGGCTTCATATACCAAAATCCCTGCAAGCACCCAAATGAGTTGGATAGAAACCAAAGCACCAAGGATCTCAATCCTAAAAAATCCATAGGACTGACGGGGAGTGGCTTCCCAGCCAGTAGCCCATATGGAGAACAAGGAGATAGCGAAAGCTGCAACATCTGAAAGCAAATGTGCTGCATCAGTCAATATTGATAGACTATTAGCTTTGATGCCACCAACTACTTCAACACTCATGAAGACAACACAAAGTGCCACCGCAATTAAAAGCTTGCGCATTGAACTTGATCGTTCTTTAGCATCCTTAGAGTTGGATCCAGCATCTGAGAATCCACAAGGTGCTTCCCCACAAAACTTACCCGCTCCAGTGCTCCCCTCTCCAGTAGGAATATCCACACTGATTTCAATAATCTGCCTACCTTGAGAATGTTGCTCTTCCATCTGAAAATTCAAGGAGATGAGAATGACTATGAAAGAAGTGAATGTACACTAAATTGTATGAAATTGGCCAAACAGCAATTATTGCCTTTCCGCCCTATCTTTAACTGGAAAAAAAAGATGCTATTGTTTAGAAACTTTCAACATTGAGCACAGTACAGAGAATGGTAGGATTTATTATATCACTGATGACTTTAATGGCACATAAATCACCACAGAAGCAGAACAAGACCCCATGTACTAAAAAAAGAACATCACCAACAGactattgaatttttaaatgaGCTAGTAATAACCACAACCATTGGAagtttttcaaataaacaaaaaatgtgTCTTGTGTTCAAATGAAAAATGGCATTCAAGAACAAATGGTTACTCTAGATAAAAGgcaatcataaattttttttcgcTAAGTTACACTCGCATCTAGTAGGCTTTGCACCCATAAACTCAGCCTACATCCCCCTTTTTATTGGAGAAGGAATTGCCATTCGAGCTAGATCTCATTGACTAAAAGCCAAGCACCATAATTATGCACCAAGTGCTTAAATCTTATAGTTTTGTGTTACAACTTTGAAATTATACATTTTCAAAACCTGCAAGAACAAATGAATAACGAACTTGTTGAATGCATAATTGCTTTCCCAAAGACCTGCCTAATTCATCCATTTTATTTATGGTGGTCAGGCCATTGGGTGAAACCTATAAAATCCTCTGTTAGCATTACTACCTTACTATTGAAGGCTATTGTATAGGATGAAAAACCTATAGTGCAGGTTACTTTAGAAGACCTTTAATTTATCTACTAAACTCTGCAGCCAACCTATGTTTATACAATAATGTTTCAAGTCtaagtgatttaaaaaaaatactaactcAAATTCACCCATAAAATCCTCTGTTAGCATTACTACCTTACTATTGAAGGCTATTGTATAGGATGAAAAACCTATAGTGCAGGTTACTTTAGAAGACATTTAATTTATCTACTAAACTCTGCAGCCAACCTATGTTTATACAATAATGTTTCAAGTCtaagtgattaaaaaaaattactaactCAAACAAATATCAGAGGGAAAACAAGGCCTTCGTATTTTTTGTACAAAGAGTCGAAGACTCATCTATATAGTAAACACCAGTTAGATGGGACTTACACTTTGTTGAGTTGAGATGTGATAATACCCATttaataataatcaacaaacTTGATTGGATTAGGAAATCAAACTTATGATGTTAGGATCACATACTTAATCTataaaaaccaaccaaaataacatttttttatgtcCCCCTAACTGATCATCCATGAGCAGTTTATACATAGAGATGTTCATCAGAGGCAGTTTACTTGCCAGCAATTCCCGGATATAGCATAAACCGAGACAAAAGAAGCATTGAGCTGAGTGTTTCCTTAACACGCAGCAATCCATAAATCTTtgaacaataaaatttcaacataaaaaaatgaaggaagaaaaataaagacacAGATCTAAGCTTAGACAAAGTCAAAGTAGCAGCTCAGAACAATACAGGTTATGCAAAAGATTTATAGTACCAcaaataattcaataaaaccCAGCAAGCAATTTCTTTTATAGGGGGAACAggttttcatatataaaaacaaacaatcaaattGTATAGAAATGACAAGGTAATTCAGTACTCATTCACTAAAAAAGAAGATCTAGTTTCAGGAAATTCTATCGTACTGCATTAAAAAATTCAGGAGCCTTGAAGATCAGAACCAGCACAGCGAAACAGAGAATAGAAAGAACAATGATTAAGAGTGATAACAGTAACTCTGGCAAAAGTCAATGCAAGTAAACACTCCTGCTTTTGATTAAAACCTTGCCACATACAACTAAAGACAAAAACCTGTTTTCTTAACTATTTTGTCCATTAGAAGAAAGACTTCACCTAGACTCCTTTTCACCAAAGAATACAATAAACCCAGATTCAATACATgccaaacccaaaccaaacacCATGATTTGGTTTATATTTTGCCTTTTCTAATTGAATTACAAATATACAATTAGTATTAAGTACTACAAGCATGATACTTCACCAACCCGACAAAAAGAAACAGACAAAATGCATGACACCTCAGTAAGATACTCACTTTCAAATAGAATATCAAAGTCCTCGGATTTAAGTTTAACACGAAATGTGTAAGCAGGCACcaatcaaatcaaaaccaaacc from Castanea sativa cultivar Marrone di Chiusa Pesio chromosome 6, ASM4071231v1 includes:
- the LOC142641186 gene encoding metal tolerance protein 1 isoform X3 — encoded protein: MEEQHSQGRQIIEISVDIPTGEGSTGAGKFCGEAPCGFSDAGSNSKDAKERSSSMRKLLIAVALCVVFMSVEVVGGIKANSLSILTDAAHLLSDVAAFAISLFSIWATGWEATPRQSYGFFRIEILGALVSIQLIWVLAGILVYEAIVRLINGTTTVNGFLMFLVAAFGLVVNIIMAVLLGHDHGHGHGEHGHGHGHGHGISHSHDMTISAHHHHEEQPEDEHHPAHEGPAHQHAHEDPSHHHGHEDPAHQHALEDPAHHHAHDHHGDLAEPLLDKPENAHEKKKRNVNIQGAYLHVLGDSIQSIGVMIGGAIIWYKPEWKIVDLICTLIFSVVVLGTTFQMLRSILEVLMESTPREIDATKLEKGLLEMDEVVAIHELHIWAITVGKVLLACHVKIRPEANADMVLDNVVNYIRREYNISHVTIQIER
- the LOC142641186 gene encoding metal tolerance protein 1 isoform X1, whose product is MKPEWQNPLLYKTRQVGLSSTLCSILEKTPEMEEQHSQGRQIIEISVDIPTGEGSTGAGKFCGEAPCGFSDAGSNSKDAKERSSSMRKLLIAVALCVVFMSVEVVGGIKANSLSILTDAAHLLSDVAAFAISLFSIWATGWEATPRQSYGFFRIEILGALVSIQLIWVLAGILVYEAIVRLINGTTTVNGFLMFLVAAFGLVVNIIMAVLLGHDHGHGHGEHGHGHGHGHGISHSHDMTISAHHHHEEQPEDEHHPAHEGPAHQHAHEDPSHHHGHEDPAHQHALEDPAHHHAHDHHGDLAEPLLDKPENAHEKKKRNVNIQGAYLHVLGDSIQSIGVMIGGAIIWYKPEWKIVDLICTLIFSVVVLGTTFQMLRSILEVLMESTPREIDATKLEKGLLEMDEVVAIHELHIWAITVGKVLLACHVKIRPEANADMVLDNVVNYIRREYNISHVTIQIER
- the LOC142641186 gene encoding metal tolerance protein 1 isoform X2, giving the protein MKPEWQNPLLYKTRQMEEQHSQGRQIIEISVDIPTGEGSTGAGKFCGEAPCGFSDAGSNSKDAKERSSSMRKLLIAVALCVVFMSVEVVGGIKANSLSILTDAAHLLSDVAAFAISLFSIWATGWEATPRQSYGFFRIEILGALVSIQLIWVLAGILVYEAIVRLINGTTTVNGFLMFLVAAFGLVVNIIMAVLLGHDHGHGHGEHGHGHGHGHGISHSHDMTISAHHHHEEQPEDEHHPAHEGPAHQHAHEDPSHHHGHEDPAHQHALEDPAHHHAHDHHGDLAEPLLDKPENAHEKKKRNVNIQGAYLHVLGDSIQSIGVMIGGAIIWYKPEWKIVDLICTLIFSVVVLGTTFQMLRSILEVLMESTPREIDATKLEKGLLEMDEVVAIHELHIWAITVGKVLLACHVKIRPEANADMVLDNVVNYIRREYNISHVTIQIER